One Moorella sp. E308F genomic region harbors:
- the spoIIP gene encoding stage II sporulation protein P: MVSALALVAIFTFQESRKVATTRVFSLKNLLMSQTHTEGEYSILVDEQGRILDMMARRIYINDEFIAADNHRYKVIRVEGNRAICREIGIEQLSRGEEKVVVPSQAVAPVQAEGTQVIGIYHSHDDESYVPTQGAESIPGRGGILKVGTAFANRLRSLGLTVIDDQTSHAPHDDAAYRRSRRTAVGLLQKGAAAIFDLHRDGVPDPSFYRRNINDQDVTMVRLVVGRENQNMSANLDFAKRLKAAADSRYPGLIRGIFIGAGSYNQDLSPRALLMEVGTYTNTLPEAERGATLFADIVPPVLGVAARPTAARTSSTAADWKGVLFVILAVILGGGAFLIVSTGSWDKAVSRLKQFTSIEWINLLGWRRARRPVMPREEGREPDNQKEMVKYVKKPAPESSSNEERADWQKD, from the coding sequence TTGGTTTCCGCCTTGGCCCTGGTGGCTATCTTTACCTTCCAGGAAAGCCGGAAGGTAGCTACTACCAGGGTCTTCAGCCTGAAAAACCTGCTGATGAGCCAGACCCATACCGAAGGCGAATATTCCATTTTAGTTGACGAACAGGGACGGATCCTGGATATGATGGCCCGCCGGATTTACATCAACGATGAATTTATTGCCGCCGACAACCACCGTTATAAGGTAATTCGTGTTGAAGGGAACCGGGCTATCTGCCGGGAAATAGGTATAGAGCAGCTTTCCCGTGGAGAAGAAAAGGTTGTTGTTCCCTCGCAAGCAGTTGCCCCGGTTCAGGCCGAAGGCACCCAGGTAATCGGCATTTACCATTCCCATGATGACGAATCCTACGTACCCACTCAAGGTGCAGAGAGTATACCTGGCCGTGGTGGCATCCTGAAGGTGGGTACGGCCTTTGCCAATCGTCTGCGCAGCCTGGGCTTAACTGTAATCGATGACCAGACCTCCCATGCCCCCCATGACGACGCGGCCTACCGGCGATCGCGTCGCACGGCCGTGGGTTTACTGCAAAAAGGGGCAGCAGCCATTTTTGACCTGCACCGCGATGGCGTACCTGATCCCTCCTTTTATCGCCGCAACATTAACGACCAGGATGTAACGATGGTTCGACTGGTCGTCGGCCGGGAAAATCAGAATATGAGCGCCAACCTGGATTTTGCCAAACGGCTCAAGGCAGCCGCCGATTCCAGGTATCCCGGCTTGATCAGGGGGATTTTTATCGGCGCCGGCAGCTATAACCAGGACCTGTCACCCCGGGCCTTGCTCATGGAAGTCGGTACCTATACCAACACTCTGCCTGAAGCCGAACGGGGGGCAACTCTTTTTGCTGACATTGTACCCCCTGTCCTGGGTGTGGCTGCCCGGCCTACGGCCGCCCGGACTTCTAGTACGGCTGCCGACTGGAAAGGCGTTCTGTTTGTTATCCTGGCCGTCATCCTTGGCGGCGGTGCCTTCCTGATTGTTTCTACCGGCAGCTGGGATAAAGCTGTGTCCAGGCTGAAGCAGTTTACTTCGATAGAGTGGATCAATTTACTGGGGTGGAGGCGGGCAAGGCGGCCCGTGATGCCTAGAGAAGAAGGGCGGGAACCTGACAACCAGAAGGAAATGGTAAAATATGTCAAGAAACCTGCCCCAGAATCATCATCCAATGAGGAAAGGGCTGACTGGCAAAAGGATTAA
- the fni gene encoding type 2 isopentenyl-diphosphate Delta-isomerase: MPETIAGRGQRKLEHLRFFQEKGYGTSGLEDIHLIHQAVPELDWTDINLSCRWLGKTLAAPFIINALTGGPPETKDINAALARVARRTGIAMAVGSQKAAIENKAWVESFAITRRENPQGLILANIGAGNSLDAAREAVAMIAADGLQVHLNAAQEMVMPEGDRSFRGWLKNIKDMVNFLDIPVIAKEVGFGLSREAALQLYHSGVRIMDVGGRGGTDFTAIENKRRDRQITALAHWGLPTAVSILEIKELGLPVEIVATGGIRSALDAARALALGAKIVGVAGYFLKILLDQGEEALAQEIFSWQEDLKRICLLTGCTTPAELATKPLVITGKTKAWLEGIQRRPGCSSRY; this comes from the coding sequence ATGCCAGAGACAATAGCTGGGAGGGGCCAGCGCAAGCTGGAACACCTGCGTTTCTTCCAGGAAAAGGGTTACGGCACCAGCGGCCTGGAGGATATTCATTTAATCCACCAGGCCGTGCCGGAACTCGATTGGACGGATATTAATCTTAGCTGCCGGTGGCTGGGGAAAACCCTAGCCGCCCCTTTTATTATTAACGCCCTTACCGGCGGGCCCCCAGAAACAAAGGACATCAATGCCGCCTTGGCCAGGGTGGCCCGGCGGACGGGTATTGCCATGGCCGTAGGTTCCCAGAAGGCAGCTATAGAAAATAAAGCCTGGGTGGAAAGTTTCGCCATCACCCGCCGGGAAAATCCACAAGGCTTAATCCTGGCCAATATAGGTGCCGGTAATTCCCTGGACGCTGCCCGCGAAGCGGTAGCCATGATCGCGGCCGACGGTTTACAAGTACACCTCAACGCTGCCCAGGAAATGGTCATGCCAGAGGGCGACCGTTCCTTCCGGGGCTGGCTGAAAAATATAAAGGATATGGTAAACTTCCTGGACATACCTGTTATTGCTAAAGAAGTGGGCTTCGGCCTGTCCCGGGAAGCAGCCTTACAGTTATATCATAGCGGCGTCCGTATCATGGATGTCGGCGGCCGCGGCGGGACTGATTTTACCGCTATTGAAAATAAACGTCGGGACCGCCAGATTACGGCCCTGGCCCACTGGGGCTTGCCCACCGCCGTGAGCATCCTGGAAATTAAAGAACTGGGCCTGCCGGTGGAGATTGTAGCCACCGGCGGTATCAGGAGTGCCCTGGATGCCGCCCGGGCCCTGGCCCTGGGGGCTAAAATTGTTGGCGTGGCCGGCTATTTCTTAAAAATTCTCCTGGACCAGGGGGAAGAGGCCCTGGCGCAGGAGATTTTCAGCTGGCAGGAAGATTTAAAACGCATTTGCCTTTTAACTGGCTGCACCACCCCGGCAGAACTGGCAACTAAACCTTTAGTCATTACCGGGAAGACAAAAGCCTGGTTGGAGGGTATTCAGCGCCGGCCTGGTTGCAGTAGCCGTTATTAA
- a CDS encoding DUF3189 family protein codes for MIIVYACFSGTHAGVIAAALHAGFLNPGRQPAWEELKKLPHFDAFEGEGGMRHIGYTPEGHAVYTAAVGHDGEAARRAIETFLAALGQDRREVLWIDVSHRVSFLWRAGAFCRRYPSLAWLGRLLLQFSLGRDYPVLVNLVKEARQQELHNVKSGSQNLYPGV; via the coding sequence GTGATTATCGTCTATGCCTGTTTTAGTGGTACCCATGCGGGGGTTATCGCCGCTGCCCTGCATGCGGGCTTTTTAAATCCAGGCCGGCAGCCGGCCTGGGAGGAGTTAAAAAAATTGCCCCACTTTGACGCTTTTGAAGGGGAAGGCGGCATGCGCCATATAGGTTATACGCCAGAAGGCCATGCCGTCTATACTGCTGCCGTCGGCCATGACGGCGAAGCAGCCCGGCGGGCTATAGAGACTTTCCTGGCAGCCCTGGGCCAAGATCGGCGTGAAGTACTTTGGATAGACGTTTCCCACCGGGTTTCCTTTTTATGGCGGGCGGGCGCTTTTTGCCGGCGCTATCCATCACTGGCCTGGTTGGGGCGTCTGCTGCTGCAGTTTAGCCTGGGGCGAGACTATCCCGTCCTGGTTAACCTGGTTAAGGAGGCTCGCCAGCAAGAACTCCATAACGTTAAATCCGGCAGCCAGAACCTCTATCCAGGCGTATAA
- a CDS encoding bifunctional 4-hydroxy-3-methylbut-2-enyl diphosphate reductase/30S ribosomal protein S1, producing MEVIVADYAGFCFGVTRAVKQAREAPKPVASLGALVHNRQVVEQLASEGVHPVNSLEEVESGRVLIRSHGVTPEILAAAREKGLEVIDATCPYVARAQRLARKLAEEGYQVIIVGDPAHPEVKGLVGWAGPGAVVVPNKEAAATLPFHPRRAVLAQTTQPEERLEKVAAVLRSNTDTLVVHNTVCHATRRRQEAAVNLARQVDIMVVVGGKESANTRHLAELCRATGTPTYHVERAGELCRQWFNNARRVGVTGGASTPAWIIEEVVAMLAEQEKVMVPEDEKEPARKPEGADFAPAGENNVIEVKPENSPAVTAAGAEDATVAAGAAAGPAEPAVAEPAAPGEQQEEQKNEMQQMETKIPELRRGSIVTGTVVQVNDNEVLVDVGGKCEGIIPLNELSHRNVTDPREVVAVGDTIDVMVLKPVNEEGHPVLSKRRADRRAAWDKLEKYLTSGAELQAEVIEVVKGGLLVDVGVRGFVPASLIERGYVEDLNAYLGKTLRLRVIELDRSKNKVVLSQKAILEEEYEKQRQATWDSLEVGQVRKGIVRRLTNFGAFVDLGGVDGLLHVSEISWGRVEHPRDALTEGQEIEVKILGIDREEGKVSLGRKQLLPNPWDTAASRYPVGAIVEGKVLRLAPFGAFVEVEPGIEGLVHISQLADRHVEKPEDVVNVGEVIPVKILGVDQEAQRMSLSLRQALRDRAKKQSKQVDKTQENQEESGVKLGDLFGELFEEAK from the coding sequence GTGGAAGTGATTGTCGCTGATTATGCGGGCTTTTGTTTTGGCGTCACGCGGGCCGTAAAACAAGCCAGAGAGGCTCCCAAACCGGTCGCCTCCCTGGGAGCACTGGTCCACAACCGGCAGGTAGTGGAACAGCTGGCCAGTGAAGGTGTTCACCCGGTAAATTCCCTGGAAGAAGTAGAAAGCGGCCGGGTATTAATCCGTTCCCACGGCGTGACGCCGGAAATTTTAGCTGCTGCCCGGGAAAAGGGCCTGGAGGTTATCGATGCTACCTGCCCTTACGTGGCACGGGCCCAGCGCCTGGCCAGGAAGCTGGCTGAAGAAGGTTACCAAGTAATAATTGTCGGTGATCCGGCACACCCCGAGGTTAAAGGGCTAGTAGGCTGGGCTGGTCCGGGAGCAGTAGTAGTTCCTAATAAAGAAGCAGCAGCAACCCTGCCATTTCATCCCCGGCGGGCGGTTCTAGCCCAGACCACCCAGCCGGAGGAGAGGTTGGAGAAAGTTGCAGCTGTTTTGCGTTCCAATACGGACACTCTGGTAGTACACAATACCGTCTGCCATGCTACCCGCCGGCGCCAGGAAGCAGCAGTTAACCTTGCGCGTCAGGTAGACATAATGGTGGTAGTCGGCGGTAAGGAAAGCGCTAACACCCGGCACCTGGCTGAGCTCTGCCGGGCTACGGGAACGCCGACCTACCACGTGGAAAGGGCCGGGGAGTTGTGTCGCCAGTGGTTTAATAATGCCCGGAGGGTCGGGGTTACAGGTGGCGCTTCGACCCCAGCGTGGATTATTGAGGAGGTAGTAGCAATGCTGGCTGAACAGGAAAAAGTAATGGTTCCAGAAGACGAAAAGGAACCGGCAAGAAAACCGGAAGGAGCCGACTTTGCGCCGGCCGGGGAAAATAACGTAATTGAGGTGAAACCGGAAAATAGTCCTGCCGTTACAGCTGCAGGAGCAGAGGACGCTACGGTAGCAGCAGGAGCCGCAGCCGGCCCGGCAGAACCGGCTGTGGCGGAACCGGCCGCTCCCGGAGAACAGCAGGAAGAACAGAAAAATGAAATGCAACAAATGGAAACTAAAATACCTGAACTGCGCCGGGGCAGCATTGTCACTGGTACAGTAGTCCAGGTTAACGATAATGAGGTCCTGGTGGATGTGGGAGGAAAGTGCGAGGGGATTATTCCTTTAAATGAACTCTCTCACCGTAATGTAACCGACCCGCGGGAAGTAGTAGCCGTGGGCGATACCATCGATGTCATGGTCCTAAAGCCCGTAAACGAAGAAGGGCATCCCGTTTTATCCAAGCGCCGCGCCGATCGCCGGGCTGCATGGGATAAACTGGAAAAATACCTGACCAGCGGCGCTGAGCTCCAGGCTGAAGTTATCGAAGTAGTTAAAGGCGGCTTACTTGTCGATGTGGGTGTCAGGGGTTTCGTCCCCGCTTCCCTCATCGAAAGGGGTTACGTTGAAGACTTAAACGCTTACCTGGGTAAAACTTTACGCCTGCGGGTTATCGAGCTGGACCGCAGCAAGAATAAAGTTGTTCTTTCCCAGAAAGCCATCCTGGAAGAAGAATATGAAAAACAACGCCAGGCTACCTGGGACAGCCTGGAGGTAGGCCAGGTACGTAAAGGCATCGTCCGGCGGCTGACCAACTTTGGTGCCTTTGTCGATCTTGGCGGTGTCGATGGCCTGCTCCACGTCTCAGAAATTTCCTGGGGCCGGGTGGAACATCCCCGGGATGCCCTGACGGAAGGCCAGGAAATCGAAGTCAAAATTCTGGGTATCGACAGGGAAGAAGGCAAAGTTTCCCTGGGTCGCAAACAGCTCCTGCCCAATCCCTGGGATACGGCCGCCAGCCGTTACCCGGTGGGAGCGATTGTGGAAGGGAAAGTTCTGCGCTTGGCTCCCTTTGGCGCTTTTGTAGAAGTCGAACCAGGTATCGAGGGCCTGGTGCATATTTCCCAGCTGGCCGACCGGCACGTAGAAAAACCTGAGGATGTGGTAAACGTAGGGGAGGTCATCCCGGTTAAAATCCTGGGGGTAGACCAGGAAGCCCAGCGCATGAGCCTCAGTCTCCGCCAGGCCCTGCGGGATAGAGCCAAAAAGCAGTCCAAACAAGTAGACAAGACCCAGGAAAACCAGGAAGAAAGTGGTGTGAAACTGGGTGATCTGTTTGGGGAGCTTTTCGAAGAGGCAAAATGA
- the plsY gene encoding glycerol-3-phosphate 1-O-acyltransferase PlsY has product MWLLALVLAYLIGSVPTAYVVGRYVYGFDIRRRGSGNVGATNALRTMGTFPGLLVLAADTFKGMLAVWLGQAFGGPWLAAFTAMVAIIGHSWSIFLKFEGGRGVATTAGAVLVMAPSAIFWAVVIWFIIVVFTRYVSLGSIIAAALAPFLMLFFHRPWPYTLFTFAGTALIIYRHRPNIKRLLAGTEHKLGERS; this is encoded by the coding sequence ATGTGGCTGCTGGCCCTGGTACTTGCTTATCTTATCGGTTCTGTTCCCACAGCCTATGTGGTGGGACGTTATGTTTACGGCTTTGATATTCGGCGACGGGGCAGTGGCAATGTGGGCGCCACCAATGCTTTAAGGACCATGGGTACTTTTCCAGGCTTGCTGGTACTGGCAGCTGATACCTTTAAAGGTATGCTGGCTGTCTGGTTGGGGCAAGCTTTTGGAGGCCCCTGGCTGGCAGCCTTTACGGCTATGGTAGCCATAATCGGCCATAGCTGGTCCATATTCCTGAAATTTGAAGGTGGTCGGGGTGTGGCCACGACTGCTGGGGCAGTACTGGTCATGGCACCGTCTGCCATTTTTTGGGCGGTGGTGATCTGGTTTATAATTGTGGTCTTTACCCGCTATGTCTCTCTGGGGTCAATTATTGCTGCGGCCTTAGCCCCCTTTCTCATGCTCTTTTTTCACCGGCCCTGGCCCTACACCCTTTTTACCTTTGCCGGAACAGCCCTGATTATTTACCGTCACCGTCCCAATATAAAACGGCTCCTGGCTGGAACCGAACATAAACTGGGGGAGCGAAGTTAA
- a CDS encoding lysophospholipid acyltransferase family protein gives MFYQFAKFVCYLFLRFFCRWEVQGRENFPLEGPVIVIANHISLLDPVVVGVAAPRTVRFMAKEELFHIPVVNWIIKGLHAFPVRRGRSDRAALKAALEVLHNGQVLGMFPEGTRSKDGRLLPFQHGAALLALKTGAPILPVAIKNTNRVFRGGRIKVIFGPPLKFEIAGPSTPQQVQDLTTAAYQAVARMLA, from the coding sequence GTGTTTTACCAGTTCGCTAAATTTGTCTGCTATCTCTTCTTGCGTTTTTTCTGCCGCTGGGAAGTTCAGGGACGGGAAAACTTCCCCCTTGAAGGACCGGTTATTGTTATTGCCAACCATATCTCCCTTCTGGACCCGGTGGTTGTCGGCGTGGCTGCTCCCCGGACGGTGCGCTTTATGGCCAAGGAAGAGCTTTTCCATATTCCCGTAGTTAACTGGATTATCAAGGGGCTGCACGCCTTCCCCGTCCGGCGGGGGCGCTCCGACCGGGCGGCCTTAAAAGCAGCCCTGGAGGTCCTCCATAACGGCCAGGTCCTCGGCATGTTTCCCGAAGGCACCCGCAGCAAGGACGGCCGGTTACTTCCTTTCCAGCATGGCGCCGCCCTGCTGGCCTTGAAAACCGGTGCGCCTATATTGCCGGTGGCCATAAAAAATACCAATAGAGTCTTTCGTGGTGGCAGGATTAAAGTGATCTTCGGCCCCCCTTTAAAATTTGAGATTGCTGGTCCAAGTACACCCCAGCAGGTCCAGGATCTGACGACTGCCGCTTACCAGGCAGTAGCCAGAATGCTGGCTTAA
- a CDS encoding DUF512 domain-containing protein: MAKQRAVITAVRPDSIAAALGINPGDVLVAINGERVPDLIVYRYLCAGENLEVEIEKPGGERWLLEIEKDYDEDLGLEFASATFDGLRRCGNKCLFCFVDQMPRGLRPGLYIKDDDYRYSFLHGNFITLTNLKPGDWEYILRWHLSPLYISVHTTNPQLRSKLLGNPRGGEIMAQLRKLAASGIQMHTQIVLCPGLNDGPELERTVKDLSSLFPAVQSIAVVPVGLTSRREHLFPLRRVTPEEAAAIVNRIAAWQVGFRRRFGCGLVYGADEFYLLANLPLPAASYYDDFPQTENGVGLTRLFLDDFEAVLANLNRPEIQTRRVIIATGTLAAPVLEGLVQEVMARAGNLEARVVPVTNFFFGPQVTVAGLLTGRDLLRGLKEAASWVREKDGVILIPDVMLKRDAPVFLDDLTPEMLAAELKVDVEVVPATGKGLVAGCCGHVVIQ, encoded by the coding sequence TTGGCTAAACAAAGGGCAGTAATAACAGCCGTCCGGCCGGACAGTATAGCCGCCGCGCTGGGCATCAACCCTGGCGATGTACTGGTAGCCATCAACGGGGAAAGGGTGCCCGACCTGATTGTTTACCGTTACCTTTGCGCCGGTGAAAACCTGGAGGTAGAGATTGAAAAACCTGGCGGTGAACGATGGCTTCTGGAAATTGAAAAGGATTACGATGAGGACCTGGGGCTGGAATTTGCCTCTGCTACCTTTGATGGCCTGCGCCGTTGCGGGAATAAATGCCTTTTTTGTTTTGTCGACCAGATGCCCCGGGGCTTACGGCCCGGTCTTTATATCAAAGATGACGACTATCGTTATTCTTTTCTTCACGGCAATTTTATTACCCTCACCAACTTAAAACCTGGGGACTGGGAATATATATTGCGCTGGCACCTCAGCCCTCTCTATATTTCCGTCCATACCACCAACCCGCAATTAAGAAGCAAGCTATTAGGAAATCCCCGTGGCGGGGAGATAATGGCACAGCTGCGGAAACTGGCCGCCTCCGGCATTCAGATGCATACCCAGATTGTCCTCTGCCCGGGGCTTAATGACGGCCCGGAGTTAGAGCGGACGGTAAAGGACCTCAGCAGCCTTTTTCCAGCCGTCCAATCCATTGCGGTAGTACCTGTGGGCCTGACCTCACGGCGGGAGCATTTATTCCCTTTAAGGAGGGTGACGCCGGAGGAGGCCGCAGCAATAGTAAACCGGATTGCAGCCTGGCAGGTTGGGTTTCGCCGCCGCTTTGGGTGCGGCCTGGTCTACGGCGCCGATGAATTCTATTTGCTGGCCAATCTTCCCCTACCTGCAGCTTCTTACTATGACGACTTTCCCCAGACGGAAAATGGTGTTGGTCTCACGCGCCTTTTTCTGGATGATTTTGAAGCTGTTCTGGCCAACCTCAACCGACCTGAAATCCAGACTCGCCGGGTGATAATAGCTACCGGTACCCTGGCGGCACCAGTCCTGGAGGGGCTAGTTCAGGAGGTGATGGCAAGGGCCGGCAACCTGGAAGCCAGGGTGGTTCCGGTAACGAACTTTTTCTTTGGCCCGCAGGTGACGGTGGCCGGACTACTGACCGGCCGGGACCTGTTAAGGGGCTTAAAAGAAGCCGCCTCCTGGGTTCGGGAAAAAGACGGAGTTATTCTCATCCCCGACGTCATGTTAAAAAGGGATGCCCCGGTTTTTCTGGATGACCTGACGCCGGAAATGCTTGCCGCTGAACTGAAAGTTGACGTAGAAGTAGTTCCAGCTACGGGAAAAGGGCTGGTAGCGGGATGCTGCGGCCACGTCGTTATTCAGTAG
- the der gene encoding ribosome biogenesis GTPase Der, which produces MPKPVVAIVGRPNVGKSTLFNRITGARVAIVEDTPGVTRDRLYHDADWRGRQFTLVDTGGIAARSDDPLVVQVRRQAETALEEADVILFVVDARTGLTADDDEVAELLRRSGRPVILVANKVEDFSDPTLIHEFYRLGLGDPLPISAIHGLNIGDLLDRIVDLLPESAAEEDGMALKVAVVGRPNVGKSSIVNRLLGEERVIVSELPGTTRDAIDTYIRQGEREYILIDTAGMRRKSRIADPTEHYSVLRALKAVERADVVLVVLDGTEGVTEQDKKIAGYGHEQGKASIIIVNKWDLVPKDDKTMARYEEMIREELSFMSYAPILFISALTGQRVGRILPAIDAVGAEASRHVATSTLNSIVQEAVMLTPPPAVKGQAVKIFYATQVKVNPPTFIFFCNRPEDVHFSYQRYLENQLRQAFGFEGTPLRLLFRRSKGQ; this is translated from the coding sequence TTGCCTAAACCGGTAGTAGCTATTGTCGGCCGGCCCAATGTGGGCAAATCAACCCTTTTCAATCGCATCACCGGCGCCCGGGTGGCTATCGTTGAAGACACCCCCGGAGTAACCCGGGACCGCCTTTACCACGATGCCGATTGGCGGGGTCGCCAGTTTACCCTGGTTGATACGGGCGGCATTGCCGCCAGATCAGACGATCCCTTGGTAGTCCAGGTAAGGCGCCAGGCCGAAACGGCCCTGGAGGAAGCCGATGTCATCCTTTTTGTTGTTGATGCCAGGACCGGCCTGACCGCCGATGATGATGAGGTGGCAGAGCTATTACGCCGCTCCGGGCGGCCGGTAATCCTGGTGGCCAACAAGGTCGAAGACTTCAGCGATCCTACCCTGATCCACGAATTTTATCGTCTGGGGTTGGGAGATCCTTTGCCTATTTCTGCCATTCACGGTTTAAATATAGGCGATCTCCTGGACAGGATAGTTGACCTCTTACCGGAGAGTGCTGCAGAAGAGGACGGGATGGCCTTAAAAGTAGCCGTGGTGGGGCGCCCCAATGTGGGTAAGTCTTCTATCGTCAACCGCCTTCTGGGCGAAGAGCGGGTCATCGTCAGCGAACTGCCGGGAACTACCAGGGATGCCATAGATACATATATTCGCCAGGGTGAAAGAGAGTATATCCTTATTGATACCGCCGGTATGCGTCGCAAGAGCCGTATCGCTGACCCAACAGAACATTACAGCGTTTTACGGGCACTGAAGGCGGTGGAACGGGCCGACGTAGTCCTGGTAGTCCTGGACGGTACCGAAGGCGTTACCGAACAAGATAAAAAAATAGCCGGCTATGGCCATGAACAGGGCAAAGCCTCTATAATAATAGTAAATAAGTGGGATTTGGTGCCCAAGGATGATAAAACAATGGCCCGTTATGAGGAGATGATCCGTGAAGAGTTAAGTTTTATGTCCTATGCTCCTATCCTTTTTATTTCGGCCCTGACAGGACAACGGGTTGGCCGGATTTTACCTGCCATTGATGCTGTGGGAGCAGAAGCCAGCCGTCACGTTGCTACGAGCACATTAAATTCCATAGTGCAGGAAGCGGTCATGCTCACGCCACCGCCGGCGGTAAAAGGACAGGCGGTTAAAATCTTTTACGCCACCCAGGTCAAGGTTAACCCCCCAACCTTTATCTTTTTCTGTAACCGTCCAGAAGATGTCCATTTTTCCTACCAGCGCTACCTGGAAAACCAGCTCCGCCAGGCTTTTGGCTTTGAAGGCACACCGTTACGCTTGCTGTTCCGCCGCAGCAAGGGACAATAA
- a CDS encoding DUF1614 domain-containing protein — translation MTGYTTGVLLLVIIFVLVYFGLAHRVLDRLYLSDRAALALIVAMISGSFINIPITSGRVVTSVNVGGGLIPLGLAIYVLYRAGTAWEVSRALLGAVITAAVLSGISILTRGREAWNVYGLSLLDPLYYYPLIAGVVAYLVGRSRRAAFVGAILGVLLLDLVDLFYYLSRGLRGTVAFGGAGIIDVTFMAAVVAVLLAEFIGEARERIQGGPKADGRPRSLLAGLRGASLKPLPDNKKDNGGEQGE, via the coding sequence ATGACGGGATATACCACCGGTGTTTTATTGTTAGTTATCATCTTTGTCCTGGTCTATTTTGGCCTTGCCCACCGGGTTCTGGACCGCCTTTATTTAAGCGACCGGGCGGCCCTGGCCCTCATTGTCGCTATGATTAGCGGGAGCTTTATCAATATCCCTATAACTAGCGGGCGAGTGGTTACTTCTGTTAATGTGGGTGGTGGCCTGATACCTCTGGGCCTGGCCATTTATGTCCTGTACCGGGCTGGAACCGCATGGGAAGTGAGCCGGGCTTTGCTGGGAGCAGTAATTACCGCCGCCGTACTTTCTGGTATCAGCATCCTGACCCGGGGCCGGGAAGCCTGGAATGTTTACGGCCTGAGCCTCTTAGACCCCCTTTACTATTACCCCCTCATCGCCGGTGTAGTCGCCTACCTTGTAGGCCGCTCCCGCAGGGCAGCCTTTGTAGGAGCCATCCTGGGAGTGCTGTTGCTGGATCTTGTCGACCTCTTTTACTACCTCAGCCGGGGTTTAAGAGGAACGGTAGCCTTTGGTGGGGCCGGTATAATCGATGTTACTTTTATGGCCGCCGTTGTGGCCGTACTCCTGGCAGAATTTATCGGTGAAGCGCGGGAAAGGATCCAGGGTGGGCCGAAGGCAGACGGGCGCCCGCGTTCCCTGCTGGCCGGATTGCGAGGAGCTTCACTAAAACCTTTACCAGACAATAAAAAGGATAACGGTGGTGAACAGGGTGAATAA
- a CDS encoding DUF3189 family protein codes for MIVIYHCFGGSHSSVTTAAIHLGLLPRNRLPTAAELLALPYFDGRSRGEEGELKFMGTDVYGNRVYAVGKKNLGSRFEALLYDLAATLGIKRQDILLLNTSPLVNLLMRIGGFTSRRMGLTFLGRPLVVLGTRRAFASLLKLVEQNQHLWMPARALPGTPTRQA; via the coding sequence ATGATTGTCATATACCACTGTTTTGGTGGTTCCCATTCTTCGGTTACGACGGCGGCTATCCACCTGGGGCTATTGCCCCGGAACAGGTTACCTACGGCAGCGGAACTCCTGGCCCTGCCGTATTTTGATGGTCGCAGCCGGGGAGAAGAAGGAGAACTAAAATTTATGGGTACCGATGTGTATGGTAACAGGGTCTATGCCGTGGGTAAAAAGAACCTGGGTAGCCGATTTGAAGCCCTTCTCTATGATCTGGCAGCAACACTGGGAATAAAGCGGCAGGACATCCTGCTTCTTAATACCTCTCCTCTGGTAAATCTTCTCATGCGGATCGGCGGTTTTACTTCGCGCCGTATGGGCCTGACGTTCCTGGGCCGGCCTTTGGTTGTCCTGGGTACCAGGCGCGCTTTCGCCAGTCTGTTGAAGCTAGTAGAACAAAATCAGCATCTGTGGATGCCAGCACGTGCATTACCCGGGACGCCAACAAGACAAGCATAA